The following is a genomic window from Engraulis encrasicolus isolate BLACKSEA-1 chromosome 13, IST_EnEncr_1.0, whole genome shotgun sequence.
CTGATGTTGAGTGTGATTTCTGCACTGGGAAAAAGTATAAAGCCATCAAGTCGTGTCTGACATGTCTTGTGTCATATTGTGAAGTTCACATCCAGCCTCACTATGAAGTGCCTCGCCTAAGCAAGCACAAGCTGGTGAATGTTATTTCACAGCTTCAAGAGAAGATCTGTTCTCAGCACGACAGGATCATTGAGGTGTTCTGTCGCACAGACCAGAAGCTCATCTGTGTGCTCTGCTCAATGGACAACCACAAGGGTCATGACACTGTCTCAGCTGCAACAGAGCGGACTGACAAACAGGTGGTTAAATATTGACAATCTGTTAAACTATTTGCAATTGTGATGATTAAATGTGCTTTAATGTATTTGTTTTCATAAATGACAAGTGTGGCTCAATGTGTtcttgttttgtgtctgtgtccagAAATGGTTGGTGCAAAGGAAGAGGTTTAGCGAGAACCAACTCcagcagaaagagaaggagctgCAACAGGTCCAACAGACCCTACACACTCTACAGGTGAATGATTAATGCTTTTTGTATGATTGTTTAGTCATTATATAAATGCCTAGTAAAATAGTAAAGAAATTACATTGTCATTAATCACCATTTTCTAAATTAAACTTAAGTTACTTGTTTTTAAATTACATTCTCCTTTTCTGTTACCAGGTATCTGCAACGAAGGCTGTTGATGAATATGAGAAGATCTTCACTGAGTTGATCAAGTTCATGGAGCAGAAACGCTCTGAGGTGACGGAGTCCATCAGGGCCcaggagaggaaagaagtgagTCGAGCAGAAGGACTCCTGGAGCAGCTGGAGATGGAGATCGCTAAATTGAAGAGCAGAGATGCTGAGATGGAGCAACTGCTACAGACTGAGGATCATATTGATTTCCTCAAGGTAAAACATCCACGTTCGGTCATTTTAAATATGTACATTGTTACTCAATGATTTTGCATtacattatctttctctgtctctctctttctctgtatctctctctctgttccaacAGAGCTTTGAATCCTGCTGCCCTGCTCCTGTGTCTGACACCTACAGCATAGCTTTCACTCCAAATTTATCCTCAAACGACAGCATCACACCCGCACTCAAGGAAATTGAGAAGATGTTGCTGAAGTTACGTCCaggtcagccattttaaaatgcTTTCATCATCTTGCTCTGCTGGGCGGTGCAGGGTTTGTTATTAATTACTAATTTCAGTGACTGATTGTGAAATAAATTTGACATGTTTTTTACAGAATATTGTATTTGCagactgtattattattattattctaattGCAGATCGCAAAGTTGCCCTGGTCTCCAAGTCTGGTGGCAGCACGGCTCCCTTTGCTAAGAGAGGTTTGTGCCCccacaaaatgtactgtacattacgATTCATTCATCTTTCCTTAATTATTTTCATTTGGGGTGTGTAATGCTTGCAAAAATGAACTATTAATCATCATACCAAGAAGAGTGAAGAAATAATCCTACCAACTTGGCACAGTAGGTCATTGCTGGGATTTCCCTCAGAATTAGTGTGCGAACTGAATTCTTCCCTCAAATGAACTTTCGACTACACAGAAACTTCAAAATGGTACCAAACCTATGGTCTCTCTAAAGTTTTGAGGACTTTAAGTAAGTGATGGTCCTTGTCTCGTTACTCATCACTCATATTCTCTGGGAAAACTCCAAGAAAACTTTAATTCTGTATTCTGAGAATGTTGCCATTTGAGCAGGACTGTTGCTTGATATTTTTTTTCAGGCTGGGAATGAAATGCATGGGTCTGATACCTAATCATTTAGTCTTAGGTTCCGAAATCTTTTTTTGTCTATGTTATTATTAAGctcacttcattttattttttaagttttGAGACCATGATGTACAGTATGGTGATACTGGAATTTGAAACAATAAATACTATAATTATATTATTCGTGTGGAATAACGGTTCTAATCTGATGTTTTCCTGTTTCCAGAGATCTTGAAGGGGGACAGAGTGCGATATACGTCTTCTGCTAAAGTGCCAGCGTATTTGGCAGGGCTGGGCGTCTCTCACAGTAGTGTGGGTGTGGTGATAGGTGAGACTCCcatactgtcattgaaatgtataccCATTTTTCAATATATAGTCAGGCTAATgctattatgcaaccatgtttcTTGGAGAAAGCTGGaaaaatattggtgctgttgTTTTCTACTTTTTTAATGGTGAAATCCAAGCGTGAATGTACTGTTCAATTACTCGCCACATTTTTAAGAGCTATGATCACTTCGAAGTGATGAATAAGTAACTAAACAGCAGATCTGCAAAATATCCTTGTCCACCTGATGTATTTACATTTTCCACTCAAAATTGGTAATATTAATCATAGCTCTTAAAAATTTGATAAGTAATTGTACGCTCATGCTTGTatttcaccataaaaagtagaaagcaacagcaccaatatttttccttttttctccccCTAAAAAAACTCGATTGCATAGTGTTCGCCTGACTTTAGTTCAtgttaaatgcacacaaatgtaAATAGAAGGGACCTACTTAATGAATATACTCATACACCATCTGTTTAATGTTTGTGTGCACCATCATTTCAACTGAATGAACTGAATGCATGAATCTCACGTTGTAATCTAAAATCAGTGCTACCAATGTGTAGTTTCTAACCTGTGATGCAGCTCCCAACTCTGTGCTGTACCCACAGGTGAAAACACGTTCTTCAGGGGCACGCTGGTTGTAAAGTTTCCTGAGTGCAGTGGCTGGGCCTACCGCTGTGAGCTGCAGCTGGCCATGTGATGCATCCCATGCTGTAAGGGTGCGACTCAAACTAATACCTCATGTCCTTTCTTTTTGCTTGTGGCCTTTTGCCTCAGCGTCACCCTGCCTGACGAGGAAATAATGAAGTTTCCCGCTGTCAGCTAAGGCAGAGCAACTTTTGAAGGGGCTTTTCACCATTTAACATCCCAATTGGCAACGACATAATGACATTTTGAATTGAGTTTTTGCAAAAACTTTGATGATCAATGGCGTCTTAGCATCGCGAGGCCACAAGGAACAGGGAAGGATGGGAGGGACTAGTTTGATGCGTACCCTTGTCTTCAACATGAGGATGGTGGTTTTCTTAGGGCAGAGAAGTGACGTGATTGTGGACATGTCGATGTAGGCAAACGACATTTAATAGTAAGATGGGATCTCAAGGCCTTTGTGAATACACCAACCACTTTCTCACACAATCAAGACTCTTTGGCAGTGCTAGTGGCCGCCATATCTCCAGTCTTCTGTGCACATTTTAATACCCCGCcctccccactcacacacacctcatttcaaAAAGTTGCACTTCTTAATTGATCCCCCTGATTTTTATTGTTTGGAAAGTTATTCCATTTTGCTTTTGTTGAATacccaataaaggacttttagttAATCGTGTTGAAGAGTGTGTTCTTCTGTATCATGGTGAAAAGACCGTAACACTGCGTTTCAAAATAAATCTATCTTCCCACCAATGAAAGTTAAGTGCTGtggtatgctgtgctgtgttatgatCAGGGAGCAAGTTTTGGGACCCATGCACAATAAGGTCAAATCTCAAATGGACCCACCCAGCCATATgtctacataaatcggactgtgtgtgggcccctctatacacgtacagtataggctacatgGGGTCCTCTGACAgtcaccccaacccccaaccgtgtgtgtgtgcgcgcgtgcgtgtgtgtgtgtgtgtgtgtgtgtgtgtgtgggtgtgtgtgtgtgtgtgtgtgtgtgtgtgtgtgtgtgtgtgtgtgtgtgtgtgtgtgtgtgtgttgcatgacaTTCAGTCTGTTCTTCAAGGGTTTTATTGTCATTGccaaaaaaggcaacacattaTTTTTGTAGTACAATTTACTCTGGGCTGCTGGGCTGCTGCGTGCCACCTTCTTAACAacctcagtacagtacagtatgccatTGGCTaaggtgaggagaaaaaaaatccccattgAGACATGGGCCTATGTccaaaataaacataaaataaaTTAAGACGGTGCAAGAAAAACACAGGggaaaaaatgtatgtaacaatgcaagattcagatggtgctctttggtgcgGCTGTCTTTCCTGGTGGCTGTGTGCCTATGCATTGCCTTCTGGTGTGTGTAAGCCTTGCGATCTGCAGAGAAAAGTGCAGCATGATTAACtcgcattgattgattgatttcagATCTTATAAAAAACAGAACTTCACTTAGATGGTATAAGAATGAAATCAACAGCCTCTCTAAATCAACAAAACGAAATCACATCAATAGGGAAAACCCCACTTGACACCTGAAAAGGGGTGGGAAGATGCATAGTTTCAGACAGCATAGCTTCAAAAGAGACATTTCACTTTAGCTCACATACCACTTCAGCAGCCATCTCAAAAAATACCAACGATACCCTAAAACTATTATATCATTGTACGGTATGTAATTTACACAACACTTCTCCATGCCATTTTTTTGCATGCATATTCAGGTTTGCATTTGGCCTTGTCAACCATTATTTGCCCAATCATGTtcatctttctccttttcttcatCCTCCTACATTAAAGGAACAAGTCGCTGTGTTTTGATATTGAATTATATTTTTCTCCAATGTGAAATGAATGCATCGACAATATGGAAACAGTGAcgccaaaaaagagagaaaatatgtTAAAAGCATCCATTTAGCTTTCTTGAGTCACCACTCAAACCACAACATTTAAATTACTTCTAAAAGGTGTGATCCCTAAGCTGCCCCTACAAATGCTTGGCATACAGCAGTGCCTATAAAAAGTGCACACAAGCCTGTTCAAATGCCagatttttgtgatgtaaaaaatgacaagATAACTAAGAATTTCACAACTTTTTACACATTCAATATGAACTATAACCTGCACAATACAATTGAAAAATGACCTCAAAGCTTTACAGGTTTTGTTTGACATCACATAAGCCTGACATTTGAACAAAAGTGTGTAGactttatatacagtaggctaggtACTGTACTAAACTATGTGaaaagaaacatacacacatcaaACAGCACAGGACCTTCTTTTACTTTACAAAGAGGGTAAGACAACCCtttctctcttcactgtcctgtgcaATTATATCCATAAAAAAGTCCAAACACTTAAACTTGTAATGCACCGGGTAGAAAATGGTAAATAatgtataaataataaataatgtacCTGGTAGATTACGGCGAACACGGTTAAGACCAGCAGAACCAGCAGCAGTGGCAGGGGCACCTGTACCCATTGCAGCACCCTGTCCTGTCTCTCTGCCCGGGTCGGCGTTGGTTCCGGCGTTGGGTTCTCTGGTTCCAGCTGCCGGTTCTGCGGTGCTCTGCGGCCGACGAGAAGCTGGATCTTCGGCAGGGAACAGACCGGTTTCTCTGTGGAACAGgcacaagtcagtcagtcagtcaatcaggtAATTGATTAATCAACCTATCAATTATTCACTCAGTCTATCAGGCACAATTCATTTATTAAgtcagttacagtttttctcgattggtttggctgatttcttgaaaccgagatgacatttctataaattttgggtcatttggctaaacatgcttacacttctgcacaacagatcagatagctagcaaaatgtcatatacctcccaaaacagctcattcttgaatcaacactagaccttctcccacataaatggtcagtaccatcaaaatggcatagatccttctcaattgctttggctcatttgcattcatttagtccttctgtcaaaataaactggatggttcagcataactacatcctcatgacttgctcatatcactccaaaaacagtttacccgtgtgtcaaaactaaattccttccctaCATATATCATCATTACGccaaaaatacattgtccctttgccattgtgtaagcactgcaagtcaaaatggttagatgttttgtctacgttcagctaacagatttcgaccaTGTacgtataaaaatgaaaaagtgagtgaaaccactgaagtttgacaacacagacaatttaccgaagacatttatcagtaactttctttactgtaaattcatatacagaaagtaatgcccatatattacaggtttctcatgggtttggctcatttctcaaaacagagataacattctcaaaataacatggacaaatcccaaaacaatagcaattgttcaaaacagaatgtcgtttggaaaaaatgtcaagaaattagtcaaataacagaggaaaatgtagtatacacggttgtaaaatcattttctacaaactagttaagttacaatatcatctggctTGTTggacactgtcatgaatttactgcttttttgatgtccttgactgttttgacaattgtgtagactactttgcatatgatgacttacacaatgaattcATGCTGACaagttttggagagggcaaccattaaaCTGAGAGTTGTCTAATTCGTTCAGATAAgcaagatctttttttttttcttttaaatgtgctaaatgtatggtCAATGTGTAGGGTatctgtacatagccatctgcagagatgtaaacatttgagacatgtacaaagcatttgatatttgatgaaagcaatgagaaatgccattctgttttggaaaattgcaagttggtttggggatttgtctgtgttgttttgagaatgtcatctcagttttgagaaattagccacaccaatcgagaaaaaactgtaattgaTCAATCAAACATTTAATCCATTATTCAACAATAAAACACTCACtcaatcaatcactcaatcaaATATCAAGTCAATCAACCTGGAGGCTCACCTCTCACCTGGGACGTACACCAGGGTGCCATTGCCTGTTCTCTTGCGATAGGGAGGGGGGTAGAACACCTCCACCTGGCAGCGGTAAATGTCAGTGTCGCCGCCCTTCAGGCCGGAGACGGTGACGTTGAAGCCGCGGTTGGTCATGCGAGTATGGCAGGCGTGTGGCTCTCCACGTGTGCTCCAGCTCAGCTGCGTGCTGTTGAGCTCGCTCCGGCACACCACCTCGTTGCCATGGAGACCTTTCAGCAGCGCCACGCTGAGATCCtctgggtggggatgggggggaaatGCGTAGCGGCACTCTACCGTAGCCACGCCCTCCGTTGCCACCACTCGGTACGGCTGCACGATGCACACGTCTGTGggagagagacaagcagacaggtcTGTTGATTAGTCAAGCAGGTGCCCAGGTCTGGACTTGTAATCTGGAGCATTTTCCATACGGaccattttcccggtgggccaatgttgtctttctttttttctccttaaaGACCAGCCCAtcatttagatggggcagcccagtAGTCCAAATATAATACAGATGATGGACTGAGCTCAGTTCAGCCCAAGCAGGTGCCTTAATCAGGCTGTCCACCCCAGGGCTGTACTGGGACCATtaaacagcctgggcatttttggggtagaccagcccctcactgGAGCCTGACAAGCCCGATCCGCTCTACTACTTTGATTCATAGCAACAAAAAGAGCATTGGTCAATAAGGACCGTCTTACCATCCGGAAAATAGCCCGAAAGGCCAGATATTCATTTTGAATTATTTCGTAATTTGCGAATGTCTGgggggcagaggcgattctagggtaagttggggccccaagcgaaaattcaaaagagtgaacattcacaacaaattgccactactgtagtttaaagtcttagctgtaATTCACTATCTTTaggctgggggccccaagcggctgcctgcctagcctggtgacaagatgcgcctctgatgggggggggggggttagttgtTCACTTGGGCGGATAAAAAAcatgtcatgaacgtcaactgtcagctagtccactcatttcaaaccagagctgagctcattcCTCCCAACCAAGCAGTCCTGGGCattgaggatccagaccaaacaTGAAATATGaggtaattaatgtggtctgtcAAAACCAGGCTACCAGGATGCCCCCTGCactccagatggccagtccagcccttgtcCACTCTGTGCCATTTAGTGAGAGGATTAAAAAGAGAAAActacaagaaagacaaaaagaagaatACAGAGTGGGGGAGAGAATAATTGATAGagggcatacagagagagagagagagagagagagagagagagagagagagagagagagagaaagcgagagagaaagagaaatagagagagagcagtttacTCACCATGTTTCTCTGGAGCTGCTGAGCAGAGAAGattgaggaggatgaagatgatatTTGCTGTGTACATTGTGGCATGTCTCTGTGTGGCAAATCTGACACACCTTATATAACCTACTGTACAAGAACATAAACTGctgacaaagagaaaaaaaatcccgcAAATTATGTGAATACACCTTAAAATGGAACCTTCCATGATGATGAAAATGTTCTCTCTCAAAACCCGGAGGCTCTGGGGAAACACTTACAGTTTTGAGATACTTTAGCCGCAGAACATTTTGGAAACTGAGAAATGGTTTGCGGGTAGAATGGATCGCCTTTTACGATGCTCTTTAAAAATAAAAGCATTAAAGCACAGCATACTGAAGTAAAAAAAATTCTCAAGCCTTTTTAAATGAAGGTTAATCATTCATTCTACTGTGGATGTGCTCATGGCGACTTTCAAAAGCTCCTGAAACATTATggtaatcactgattcttgaaagtttggcaaaaacatgtcccagcagtaaaatggtaattctgttgaaaatcaactaaattttcacgaacaaaatgaatccaggtaatggccaaggggtctgttacacaaatacacagttgtttgaaatatttaagtgcaattgtattacttttcatggctataaacctgtccacaccctgtaaaaacgcctgtcccaaggacagacatcatcatttcaattgacttaaaatacaaaaatcactaacagaattgaacaatatcaccatgatgtggaagaacgtattaaagtggttctacagatgtgcacatagtgcgtgtacaacaatatttactattattttctgattgctcaaaatgtgtccagcatattcgtcaccaccgtcagattttttctaaaagacaataaaatcaggtatgcacaaggtcattttcattactgaggaccccttttcaaacctttagctctactgcatacttccccatcactgaagctcctgtaagtttactattttgtcctcaatttgttaatttgtttggacactggtactgtcccaaccataaactgtcaacaccgtcgggggttttattagtattatattacattaatgttaattaatatatacttttt
Proteins encoded in this region:
- the LOC134461734 gene encoding E3 ubiquitin/ISG15 ligase TRIM25-like, coding for MASLSVFKDILSCSVCLDLLKEPVSLPCGHSFCLKCITECWDQEDHKGVYSCPQCRETFTSRPALHRNAMLVEVVEKLRKTELQSDAETPRYAGPADVECDFCTGKKYKAIKSCLTCLVSYCEVHIQPHYEVPRLSKHKLVNVISQLQEKICSQHDRIIEVFCRTDQKLICVLCSMDNHKGHDTVSAATERTDKQKWLVQRKRFSENQLQQKEKELQQVQQTLHTLQVSATKAVDEYEKIFTELIKFMEQKRSEVTESIRAQERKEVSRAEGLLEQLEMEIAKLKSRDAEMEQLLQTEDHIDFLKSFESCCPAPVSDTYSIAFTPNLSSNDSITPALKEIEKMLLKLRPDRKVALVSKSGGSTAPFAKREILKGDRVRYTSSAKVPAYLAGLGVSHSSVGVVIGENTFFRGTLVVKFPECSGWAYRCELQLAM
- the LOC134460512 gene encoding T-cell-specific surface glycoprotein CD28-like, with product MYTANIIFILLNLLCSAAPEKHDVCIVQPYRVVATEGVATVECRYAFPPHPHPEDLSVALLKGLHGNEVVCRSELNSTQLSWSTRGEPHACHTRMTNRGFNVTVSGLKGGDTDIYRCQVEVFYPPPYRKRTGNGTLVYVPEKPVCSLPKIQLLVGRRAPQNRQLEPENPTPEPTPTRAERQDRVLQWVQVPLPLLLVLLVLTVFAVIYQIARLTHTRRQCIGTQPPGKTAAPKSTI